The candidate division TA06 bacterium B3_TA06 sequence TATCACCTTCGACAATGGCCCGGAGAATGCTGAGCATGAAGTCATCTCTAAGGCCACTGACATAAAGTGCTTCTTCTGCGAACCTTACTCTTCGTGGCAGAGAGGAACCAATGAGCACACCAACGGACTCCTCAGACAATACTTGCCAAAGAAGACTAACTTCGCTACAATCAGTAACGAGGAGATCAGATTGATAGAATCAAGGCTAAACGACAGGCCCAGGACCGAAGGGCGACGCATGCGGAGCGACTGCCTGGGTTTCAAAACACCCCTCGAAGTCGCTAACCTATGTGTTGCACTTCAACGTTGAATGTAGGAATTGCAAAATGCAAATTGGATCACTCAGGGAGTTCGGGGTTAAACCAGAGACAGATGAAGTTCCACAGAACCCCTATCGCCCAGAAGAAACCCGATACGGTAACTATCCAAGCTATTACTTTGAGGAACTTACTCCAAGAGGGTTTTGTAGTGTTGCTGATTACCTCCTAGTTTGAAGGATCAAAGAACCACAGGGCATATTCCGTGAACTCACCTCCTTCTGGTTTAGATGTAACAGCGATCCTCTCTCCATCTGGCGAGAAACGTACCTCAGCATTTATGCTCGGCTTATAAGGATTCACCTTAGCCTTAGACCACTTATCCTCTGAGAGATCGTAGAAGCAAAGCCATCCGTCAGCCATAGTCCCTACTAAGAAATCAGGATCGGTTGGATGCCAATCCACAAAACCAAGTTTTCGGTCAAGCGAAACAGAAGTATTGCCCTTAAGCGAATAAATGGTATCACCGATCAGAACCCGTGAACCATCACAGGATATGTTGAAACGTGTGATGTGTTCAGGTCTGGGCAGGCTTAGGAGTACTTTATCGGATTCGTCGCTGCGTTTGATCTGATGTAATAAAATAGAGTCGTTTATTGTACTAAGGTAATAGATAAAGTCCGGGTCCTGCCGTGAGAAGCGAGGAGGGTTGGATGAAATATAGTATATAACAGAATCTAGAAGCAGAGAGTCATAAAGTGATCCATCTTCGGTTCGAATGAAGTAGAGCCAAGAAGATGCTCTAGCAAAGCATATTTCTGAACCATCAGGGGAGAGGTCAAAGACAGGTATCTCCTGTTCTTCTCCGGTAATACGTTCGGTTTCAAGGGTTTCCAAATCAATTACCCAAAGCGAACCTGTTTCCGAACCCCAAATAGAGGCAAGAAGGTAGTAAATATATTCTCCATCCGGACCCCAGCAAGGGGAATAAATACTTGTCTGTTCATCCACAAGGAGTTCCAGATCACCTTGAATTACGTTGCATGAAAGTAGAGGCGTTACTGCTAACCCCACGATTAGCCCTGCTCCCAGAACGCTCCACATCCTTTTCATAATTTCCTCCAGCCAATGTTTAAGCTTGGACGTAAATAATCGTCCTTTAAGCCAGTATAGACAATTTTTGAAGCTTGTCAAGTGTGAAACATGACTTCTTGTAGACAACAGTCTGAGTTTCATTCTCTCCTCCTACAGATTACAGGATTCTTTGTTGGGTTACCCCCTCCAAGAGGGTTCTGTATTGTTATTGGCTCCCTCCTAGTTTGAAAGGTCAAAGAGCCACATCTGGGTATAAACCGCTGCGTCGTCATAATCAATGGTTATGTAAACGATTTTGTTTCCGTCTGAAGAGAATTTTGCATCATAAACGTCATACCCCCAAGATGCATTAGTATTAATTCTATAAGCTTCCTCTTCCTCCAGGTTGAATAAGAACAGATCCTTATCCTCTCCGGTACAGACAAGCAGCTCTGTGGGAACTGCAGGATTCCAGTGAAGCGCTCTCGGGGTTATTCCAATAGGTGTTTTATCGCCACTGTTCAGGTTGTATATCGTATCGTTAATGGCAAAAAGTGTATCCCCTGGTCCGGGTGCAAAAACCAATCTGTTCCCTTTGACAGCAAGAACTTCTTCATCCGTGTAATCCTCAAGATTAATACGATGTAAAAATAATGAATCTGGTTCTCCCCAATAGATGTAATAAAATGCATTCTCCGACTCATAAGAAAAATGAATTCTACCAATCCGATGCCAATTGGTAATGCCCTCCTCACATGGTTGACAGGAATCAACCTTAGTCCAGGTTTCAATATCCCAAACCCAGAACCACCAACCT is a genomic window containing:
- a CDS encoding IS30 family transposase, whose product is ITFDNGPENAEHEVISKATDIKCFFCEPYSSWQRGTNEHTNGLLRQYLPKKTNFATISNEEIRLIESRLNDRPRTEGRRMRSDCLGFKTPLEVANLCVALQR